In Proteobacteria bacterium CG1_02_64_396, a genomic segment contains:
- a CDS encoding type II secretion system protein GspG, which produces MVVIVILAVLATLVAPKILGRTDDAKVTKAKVDIQSLNGALDMYRLDNGFYPGTDQGLEALVSQPSGEPAPKKWRQGGYVNKLPNDPWGNPYLYLSPGTHGSVDIWSQGADGAPGGDGLDADIGSWNLDN; this is translated from the coding sequence ATGGTGGTCATCGTCATTCTGGCGGTGCTCGCCACACTGGTCGCCCCCAAAATTCTGGGCCGCACCGACGATGCCAAGGTGACCAAGGCCAAGGTCGATATTCAAAGCCTCAACGGGGCGCTGGACATGTACCGGCTCGACAACGGCTTCTACCCCGGCACCGATCAGGGGCTGGAGGCGCTGGTGAGCCAGCCCTCCGGAGAGCCCGCCCCCAAAAAATGGCGGCAGGGGGGCTACGTCAACAAGCTGCCCAACGACCCCTGGGGTAACCCCTACTTGTACCTGAGCCCCGGCACCCATGGTTCGGTCGACATCTGGTCGCAGGGGGCCGACGGTGCGCCCGGCGGCGACGGGCTCGATGCCGACATCGGCTCTTGGAATCTCGACAACTGA